One genomic region from Balaenoptera acutorostrata chromosome 1, mBalAcu1.1, whole genome shotgun sequence encodes:
- the MUC1 gene encoding mucin-1 — protein MTPDIQAPFFFLLLLFQVLTVSGTSSSSTQALSDQSTSPRATSGASSPTTSPASGSAAPSVHGGTSPRATSGASSPTASPASGSAAPSVHGGTSPRATSGASSPTASPASGSAAPPVHGGTSPRATSGASSPSASPASGSAAPPVHGGTSPRATSGASSPTTSPASGSAAPPVHGGTSPRATSGASSPSASPASGSAAPPVHGGTSPRATSGASSPSASPASGSAAPPVHGGTSPRATSGASSPTTSPASGSAAPPVHGGTSPRATSGASSPSASPASGSAAPLVHGGTSPRATSGASSPSASPASGSAAPPVHGGTSPRATSGASSPSASPASGSAAPPVHGGTSPRATSGASSPSASPASGSAAPPVHGGTSPRATSGASSPSASPASGSAAPPVHGGTSPRATSGASSPSASPASGSAAPPVHGGTSPRATSGASSLSASPASGSAAPPVHGGTSPRATSGASSPSASPASGSAAPPVHGGTSPRATSGASSPSASPASGSAAPPVHGGTSPRATSGASSPSASPASGSAAPPVHGGTSPRATSGASSPSASPASGSAAPPVHGGTSPRATSGASSPTASHITRTIASSTNQSIVPPTSSSHKTSQQLPIRVSLFFLSFHITNLQFNSSLENPSTSYYQKLQRSISVLFVQTYKQEDFLGLLGIKFRPGSVVVELTLAFREGTTAHNLERQLGQLEAAAVKYNLTISGVSVRDASFPSSAQSGSGVPGWGIALLVLVCVLVALAIIYLIALVVCQCRQKNYGQLDLFPTRDAYHPMSEYPTYHTHGRYVPPGSTKRSPFEEVSAGNGGSTLSYANLAATSANL, from the exons ATGACACCGGACATCCAGgcccctttcttcttcctgctgctgCTATTCCAAGTGCTTACAG TCTCTGGTACAAGCAGCAGCAGTACACAGGCTTTAAGTGACCAAAGCACCTCACCCCGGGCCACCAGTGGCGCCTCATCTCCGACCACCAGCCCTGCCTCAGGCTCGGCTGCCCCTTCGGTCCACGGTGGCACCTCACCCCGGGCCACCAGTGGCGCCTCATCTCCGACCGCCAGCCCTGCCTCAGGCTCGGCTGCCCCTTCGGTCCACGGTGGCACCTCACCCCGGGCCACCAGTGGCGCCTCATCTCCGACCGCCAGCCCTGCCTCAGGCTCGGCGGCCCCTCCGGTCCACGGTGGCACCTCACCCCGGGCCACCAGTGGCGCCTCATCTCCGAGCGCCAGCCCTGCCTCAGGCTCGGCTGCCCCTCCGGTCCACGGTGGCACCTCACCCCGGGCCACCAGTGGCGCCTCATCTCCGACCACCAGCCCTGCCTCAGGCTCGGCTGCCCCTCCGGTCCACGGTGGCACCTCACCCCGGGCCACCAGTGGCGCCTCATCTCCGAGCGCCAGCCCTGCCTCAGGCTCGGCTGCCCCTCCGGTCCACGGTGGCACCTCACCCCGGGCCACCAGTGGCGCCTCATCTCCGAGCGCCAGCCCTGCCTCAGGCTCGGCGGCCCCTCCGGTCCACGGTGGCACCTCACCCCGGGCCACCAGTGGCGCCTCATCTCCGACCACCAGCCCTGCCTCAGGCTCGGCGGCCCCTCCGGTCCACGGTGGCACCTCACCCCGGGCCACCAGTGGCGCCTCATCTCCGAGCGCCAGCCCTGCCTCAGGCTCGGCTGCCCCTTTGGTCCACGGTGGCACCTCACCCCGGGCCACCAGTGGCGCCTCATCTCCGAGCGCCAGCCCTGCCTCAGGCTCGGCTGCCCCTCCGGTCCACGGTGGCACCTCACCCCGGGCCACCAGTGGCGCCTCATCTCCGAGCGCCAGCCCTGCCTCAGGCTCGGCGGCCCCTCCGGTCCACGGTGGCACCTCACCCCGGGCCACCAGTGGCGCCTCATCTCCGAGCGCCAGCCCTGCCTCAGGCTCGGCGGCCCCTCCGGTCCACGGTGGCACCTCACCCCGGGCCACCAGTGGCGCCTCATCTCCGAGCGCCAGCCCTGCCTCAGGCTCGGCGGCCCCTCCGGTCCACGGTGGCACCTCACCCCGGGCCACCAGTGGCGCCTCATCTCCGAGCGCCAGCCCTGCCTCAGGCTCGGCTGCCCCTCCGGTCCACGGTGGCACCTCACCCCGGGCCACCAGTGGCGCCTCATCTCTGAGCGCCAGCCCTGCCTCAGGCTCGGCGGCCCCTCCGGTCCACGGTGGCACCTCACCCCGGGCCACCAGTGGCGCCTCATCTCCGAGCGCCAGCCCTGCCTCAGGCTCGGCGGCCCCTCCGGTCCACGGTGGCACCTCACCCCGGGCCACCAGTGGCGCCTCATCTCCGAGCGCCAGCCCTGCCTCAGGCTCGGCTGCCCCTCCGGTCCACGGTGGCACCTCACCCCGGGCCACCAGTGGCGCCTCATCTCCGAGCGCCAGCCCTGCCTCAGGCTCGGCGGCCCCTCCGGTCCACGGTGGCACCTCACCCCGGGCCACCAGTGGCGCCTCATCTCCGAGCGCCAGCCCTGCCTCAGGCTCGGCGGCCCCTCCGGTCCACGGTGGCACCTCACCCCGGGCCACCAGTGGCGCCTCATCTCCGACCGCCAGCCACATTACTAGGACAATTGCCAGCAGCACTAACCAGAGCATAGTACCTCCGACCTCCTCCAGTCATAAGACTTCTCAGCAGTTGCCTATTAGGGTCTCCCTGTTCTTCCTGTCTTTTCACATTACGAACCTCCAGTTTAACTCTTCCCTGGAAAATCCCAGCACCAGCTACTACCAGAAGCTGCAGAGAAGCATTTCTGTATTG TTTGTGCAGACTTATAAACAAGAGGATTTTCTGGGCCTCTTAGGTATCAAGTTCAG GCCAGGATCTGTGGTGGTAGAATTAACTTTGGCCTTCCGAGAGGGTACCACTGCCCACAACTTGGAGAGACAGCTTGGTCAGCTTGAAGCAGCAGCAGTCAAATATAACCTGACCATCAGTGGAGTTAGTG TGCGTGATGCAtcatttccttcctctgcccAGTCTGGATCTGGGGTGCCTGGCTGGGGCATTGCCCTGCTGGTACTGGTCTGTGTTCTGGTTGCCCTGGCCATCATTTATCTCATTGCCCTG GTTGTGTGTCAGTGCAGACAAAAGAACTATGGGCAGCTGGACCTCTTTCCAACCCGAGATGCCTACCATCCTATGAGCGAGTACCCCACCTACCACACCCATGGGCGCTATGTGCCCCCTGGCAGTACCAAACGGAGCCCCTTTGAGGAG GTTTCTGCAGGCAATGGTGGCAGCACTCTCTCTTACGCGAACCTGGCAGCCACTTCCGCCAACCTGTAG